The following proteins are co-located in the uncultured Propionivibrio sp. genome:
- a CDS encoding DUF2325 domain-containing protein yields the protein MKLPPIPPRPASPFSLFNAVDDAEPTISSPVVAATVSRRRRKIWELDEKHHCPVVGTCLSIDELKKYLSRFIASIDTRNAYEMHVAAVNRVRERAPISEAIHRHLDKKYRVQCLAFEKARTDSEVMALWREYRLRGEVAGALWATVTHPALGIESEQRVFSDIHMLSHQCGAGLAADSRRLSRLEKENADLNARLEALKTREAIREAQLRERSQALADEQSNLLASQSEISRLRQRLDAFESGLVMIELTQKMISLRQANEALVTQAQRAWGFEKSLKEARLESASLARERDLLSIERNALQHMLDAADAGGEEACDKQCSSCELFGSHQCVLYVGGRLSLLSQYRALAKRLGVRLIHHDGGVEESISRLPDMIDSADAVLCPTDCVSHSAYYQVKRQCKRKSKPCLLFKGAGVSGFAIALARLSSGQTSLNDASIDVE from the coding sequence ATGAAGCTGCCGCCCATTCCGCCGCGCCCGGCTTCGCCCTTTTCGCTTTTCAACGCCGTCGATGACGCGGAGCCGACGATTTCCAGCCCGGTCGTTGCCGCGACGGTATCGCGCCGTCGACGGAAAATCTGGGAACTGGACGAGAAGCATCACTGCCCAGTCGTCGGTACCTGCCTGTCGATCGATGAACTGAAGAAGTATCTGTCGCGATTCATCGCTTCGATCGATACGCGCAACGCGTATGAGATGCATGTTGCCGCTGTCAATCGGGTGAGGGAGCGGGCTCCGATCTCGGAGGCAATCCACCGGCATCTCGACAAGAAATACCGGGTTCAATGCCTGGCCTTTGAAAAGGCACGCACAGATAGCGAGGTCATGGCGCTTTGGCGGGAATACCGTCTGCGCGGCGAAGTGGCCGGCGCATTGTGGGCAACCGTGACGCATCCGGCGCTCGGCATCGAATCGGAGCAGCGGGTATTTTCCGATATCCACATGCTTTCGCATCAATGCGGGGCCGGCCTGGCCGCCGACAGTCGCAGACTGTCACGACTCGAAAAGGAGAACGCCGACCTGAACGCCCGGTTGGAAGCGCTGAAGACCCGAGAGGCCATCCGGGAGGCCCAACTTCGCGAACGATCGCAGGCGCTGGCGGATGAGCAGAGCAATCTGCTGGCCAGCCAGAGCGAGATATCCCGCCTGCGCCAGCGTCTGGACGCCTTCGAGTCTGGCCTGGTGATGATCGAACTCACGCAGAAAATGATCTCCCTGCGGCAAGCCAACGAAGCCTTGGTGACGCAAGCACAGCGCGCCTGGGGCTTTGAGAAAAGCCTGAAGGAGGCTCGACTTGAATCCGCCTCGCTGGCGCGCGAACGCGATCTTCTCTCGATCGAACGCAACGCCTTGCAGCATATGCTCGATGCCGCCGACGCCGGCGGCGAGGAAGCGTGTGACAAGCAGTGCTCCTCGTGTGAACTGTTCGGCAGCCATCAATGCGTGCTCTATGTCGGTGGCCGTCTCTCGCTGCTTTCCCAATATCGGGCGCTGGCGAAACGCCTCGGTGTCCGCCTGATCCATCATGACGGTGGAGTTGAGGAGTCGATTTCCCGGTTGCCGGACATGATCGACAGCGCCGATGCGGTACTGTGTCCAACCGATTGCGTCAGTCATTCGGCCTACTACCAGGTGAAGCGGCAGTGCAAGCGCAAAAGCAAGCCGTGTCTGCTCTTCAAGGGGGCAGGGGTGTCCGGATTCGCCATTGCGCTCGCTCGTTTGTCGTCCGGACAGACCTCGCTGAATGATGCGTCGATCGACGTCGAATAA
- a CDS encoding substrate-binding domain-containing protein — MVHLAFEHVDGDGTDYYFSNLGVSPPVVLQSNDTHLISAMTAVGFGVAFLPDWGIQRELQDGTLVPLNIPGPRLFEEFGTMYLSKGMSATTEEFVRFCKEHNDLLPEISRGGLHREAELPPSRS, encoded by the coding sequence GTGGTCCACCTTGCCTTCGAGCACGTTGATGGCGACGGTACCGATTACTATTTCAGCAATCTTGGCGTCTCTCCGCCGGTAGTTCTTCAATCTAACGACACTCATCTGATCAGCGCAATGACCGCTGTGGGATTTGGCGTTGCTTTTCTGCCGGACTGGGGGATTCAAAGGGAGTTGCAAGACGGAACCCTTGTACCTCTCAATATCCCGGGCCCCAGACTGTTTGAAGAATTTGGAACGATGTATCTTTCAAAGGGAATGAGTGCGACCACCGAAGAATTTGTTAGATTTTGCAAGGAACACAACGATTTGCTGCCAGAAATTTCACGAGGTGGTTTGCATAGAGAAGCTGAGCTTCCTCCGTCAAGATCGTGA
- a CDS encoding cupin domain-containing protein, whose product MWKTFSLEALQAKVAGSEPRFFEFLRADQMSCAIYRLPAGSKDMQAPHLEDEVYLVVEGKARVRVESNEQEVGPGTILYVKATAEHSFFDIESDLTLLAIFGPIPELHSTKDGASILM is encoded by the coding sequence ATGTGGAAGACATTTAGTCTCGAAGCGCTCCAAGCCAAGGTGGCAGGAAGCGAACCGAGATTTTTCGAGTTTTTGCGAGCGGATCAAATGTCCTGCGCGATCTATCGATTACCTGCGGGCTCCAAAGACATGCAAGCCCCTCATCTGGAAGACGAGGTGTATCTGGTGGTTGAAGGCAAAGCCAGAGTTCGCGTTGAATCGAATGAGCAAGAAGTAGGGCCGGGTACGATCCTGTATGTCAAAGCAACCGCCGAACACTCGTTTTTTGACATTGAAAGCGATCTGACGCTCCTGGCAATATTCGGCCCGATTCCGGAACTCCATTCGACCAAAGACGGCGCCAGCATCCTGATGTGA
- a CDS encoding LysR family transcriptional regulator, with amino-acid sequence MEKLSIGSDRLDLLETFVRIVEAGSLSAAAQQQGTTQPTVSRRLQQLERIMGLRLLQRSTHAMKLTEDGERCYGHAKELLERWHAIESDLRGIQDLPRGNLRVLVPSVFGQQQLIPPLVEFLTNHPDVSVEWLLHDRMPDFIAESIDCAIRIGAVDTPGLVAIRLAELPRIVVAAPSILGGRPPPSDPVALAQLPWIALNTFYREEVVLRHVQLGETQRFAIHPRLSTDHLHALCNAALAGLGVGIASAWAVADALGDGRLIQLAPEWSAPPLPISLVYPPARFRPARLRAFIQVMRDYLPQVPGVRLPGSPHDLLNRNRDRAEQG; translated from the coding sequence ATGGAAAAATTGTCGATTGGCTCTGATCGCCTAGACCTGCTGGAAACATTTGTCCGAATCGTTGAGGCGGGCAGCCTCTCTGCAGCCGCCCAGCAACAAGGTACTACCCAGCCGACTGTCAGCCGGCGCTTGCAGCAACTTGAACGAATCATGGGGCTACGATTGTTGCAACGTTCTACGCATGCCATGAAGCTCACAGAGGATGGCGAGCGTTGTTATGGACATGCCAAGGAGTTGCTGGAGCGCTGGCATGCCATTGAATCGGACTTGCGAGGAATCCAGGATTTGCCTCGCGGCAACCTACGGGTCTTGGTGCCATCGGTGTTCGGCCAGCAACAACTGATTCCCCCATTGGTCGAATTTCTAACCAATCATCCCGATGTGTCTGTGGAGTGGCTATTGCACGATCGTATGCCAGATTTCATCGCAGAGAGCATCGATTGCGCTATTCGAATCGGTGCCGTTGATACGCCAGGATTGGTCGCCATCCGCTTGGCTGAATTACCCAGAATTGTCGTAGCAGCACCTAGCATCTTGGGAGGCCGGCCGCCCCCTTCGGACCCGGTAGCGTTGGCTCAATTGCCATGGATTGCGCTTAATACGTTTTACCGCGAGGAGGTGGTGTTACGCCATGTACAGCTTGGAGAAACTCAACGATTTGCGATCCATCCCCGTTTATCAACCGATCATCTTCATGCGCTCTGTAATGCTGCACTGGCCGGTTTGGGGGTCGGTATCGCTTCTGCCTGGGCGGTTGCCGATGCACTGGGCGACGGACGATTGATCCAACTTGCTCCTGAGTGGTCTGCGCCGCCCTTACCGATTTCGCTGGTGTATCCCCCCGCTCGTTTTCGCCCGGCTCGTTTGAGGGCGTTCATTCAGGTGATGCGGGATTACCTTCCTCAAGTGCCTGGAGTCCGATTGCCGGGTTCTCCTCACGATCTACTCAACCGGAACCGTGATCGAGCAGAACAAGGTTGA
- a CDS encoding adenosylcobinamide amidohydrolase → MHHRQVGIDKCLRSWVISRLVELLAGHLRHTTDDTVSSDTGQDADNRPFRIADQCRRNQRSPFTRHDSQRGRGDTLFPLPRRAVSILGFVLVQLSLAMTTPASASDIAIPANLQAQAQVIRAERDGYWEKSLVVSFPERRRSLSTSDGIVEARAAVNHSAHPLLWIKVSKAFLNQDGRGGKVYLDHIHQKLADSLKFDKSEIARMATAADMDNLAVVTKEYGPLTVTVLATAGAKSNAIRTGVDESSYIEGQEADSKPHGTINIMVLTNARLTDGAMARAIVTVTEGKTAALEDLRVPSTYSPAVQATGTGTDSVIIVSGSTGPKATYAGGHSRLGELVGKATYEAVVESLGKQNGFFLPGTKRFAGKAAAIAKTPNTIRLGLLHMEAVPGDVAGNRRRIEEGIQDAVAHGADWVITPELAETGYYFAKRIGTDWIEPFPGTWVSTLAAIARDNRIALFVGFAERDPKTARLYNSVVVIDRQGTIQGTYRKQAVHGSAEAWSTPGAQNKRMSVDGIPVGVLICADAYKPGLAAQYREQGAAILLSPANWPPAGELGPKNYWETRSRETGLPFIAVNRTGKEPELDFSQGQSAVSVEGKRLFSFSAPQSRLFYVDWDGEQGFSEVRD, encoded by the coding sequence ATGCATCATCGACAGGTTGGTATCGATAAGTGCTTGCGTTCTTGGGTGATTTCACGGCTCGTGGAGTTGCTCGCTGGCCACTTACGCCACACCACAGACGATACGGTTTCTTCCGACACGGGACAGGACGCGGATAACCGTCCGTTCCGTATCGCCGATCAATGTCGCCGGAACCAGCGGAGCCCTTTCACTCGACATGACAGCCAACGTGGTCGAGGCGACACCCTTTTCCCTTTGCCGAGGAGGGCGGTTTCAATACTCGGTTTCGTGCTCGTTCAGTTGTCGTTGGCGATGACCACTCCGGCATCCGCGTCGGATATCGCAATACCCGCCAATCTCCAGGCGCAAGCGCAAGTGATCCGCGCAGAACGAGATGGTTACTGGGAAAAATCGCTCGTCGTTTCGTTTCCCGAACGCCGCCGTTCATTATCGACATCCGACGGGATTGTCGAAGCGCGCGCTGCTGTAAATCACTCGGCGCATCCGTTGCTCTGGATCAAGGTGAGCAAGGCGTTCCTGAACCAGGACGGACGCGGCGGCAAGGTTTATCTCGATCACATTCACCAGAAACTGGCGGATTCGTTGAAATTCGACAAGTCAGAGATCGCCAGGATGGCGACGGCCGCCGACATGGACAACCTCGCGGTGGTAACCAAGGAATACGGCCCGCTGACGGTCACCGTCCTGGCAACGGCCGGGGCAAAAAGCAATGCCATACGGACGGGTGTAGACGAGAGTTCTTACATCGAAGGGCAGGAGGCCGATTCAAAGCCGCATGGCACCATCAACATCATGGTGCTGACGAACGCACGCCTGACCGACGGTGCGATGGCCCGTGCGATCGTGACGGTGACTGAAGGCAAGACGGCGGCGCTCGAAGACCTCAGAGTACCGAGTACTTATAGCCCCGCAGTGCAAGCCACCGGAACCGGCACAGACAGCGTGATCATCGTTTCCGGTTCGACCGGGCCGAAAGCGACCTATGCTGGGGGGCATAGCCGACTCGGCGAACTTGTCGGCAAAGCAACCTACGAGGCTGTGGTTGAGTCCCTGGGTAAGCAAAATGGATTTTTCCTGCCCGGCACAAAACGGTTTGCGGGGAAAGCAGCGGCGATTGCCAAAACGCCGAATACGATTCGCCTGGGGTTGTTGCACATGGAGGCTGTTCCTGGAGATGTCGCCGGGAATCGCAGGCGAATTGAAGAGGGGATTCAGGACGCCGTCGCCCACGGTGCCGATTGGGTTATCACCCCGGAACTGGCAGAGACGGGCTATTACTTTGCCAAACGGATTGGTACCGACTGGATCGAACCATTCCCCGGTACTTGGGTTTCGACGTTGGCAGCAATTGCCCGTGACAATCGAATCGCATTATTCGTCGGCTTCGCCGAGAGAGATCCAAAAACCGCCAGGTTGTACAACAGCGTCGTCGTCATTGATCGCCAAGGCACGATTCAGGGGACGTATCGCAAACAGGCCGTTCATGGTTCGGCGGAAGCCTGGTCTACCCCGGGCGCCCAGAACAAGCGTATGTCCGTCGATGGAATTCCCGTCGGCGTGTTGATTTGCGCTGATGCGTACAAACCGGGTCTTGCTGCGCAATATCGCGAGCAAGGCGCAGCCATCCTGCTGTCGCCGGCGAACTGGCCTCCTGCGGGAGAACTCGGCCCCAAGAATTATTGGGAAACGCGCTCGCGTGAAACCGGCCTGCCATTTATTGCCGTCAATCGTACCGGGAAAGAACCTGAACTTGATTTTTCCCAGGGACAGAGTGCTGTCTCTGTTGAGGGCAAACGTCTCTTCTCCTTCAGCGCTCCCCAATCACGTCTGTTCTATGTCGATTGGGACGGCGAGCAAGGTTTCTCAGAGGTAAGGGACTGA
- a CDS encoding methyl-accepting chemotaxis protein gives MKNITIAKRLILLITISLIALTVVGVIGLATAMNAQRGVTQVRDDSLASIKTLGNARSAFQQVRINAYAHVLTTDDAGMAEVERILEKAVGVMNDELKKYEGMLSNDEDKKLLESDKQTLSNYINMLQQRLLPISRKNETAAAMALVRGEMRSVALAATEAMDKHVAFNENMANAYATEVVASVSSAIKLSIVVTVLAFLVVAALGYSMLTNIRGSLNLIRDSVSQVEANLDFTQRVKVLREDEIGLTAQALNRLLDKLQGNLKTILDRSASVAHSANEMATTSGQVAIASHQQSESASAMAATVEQMTVSINHVGDRAHEADRISSESGDLAASGEAVIGKTVSDINKISTTVHEAADRIRELVENSQRISSVVAVIKEVADQTNLLALNAAIEAARAGEQGRGFAVVADEVRKLAERTSISTQEISQTIESMRVGADEVAVRMENVVTEVGKGVDSANKANDAINQIGVGSRNAVEMVQEISSAIREQASAMTTIAQQVERIAQMSEESSAAADNSAKVAKDLDNLSTEMQKIVRAYRL, from the coding sequence ATGAAAAATATCACTATCGCCAAACGACTTATTCTCTTGATCACTATTTCGCTGATCGCGCTGACCGTCGTTGGCGTCATCGGGCTTGCAACCGCAATGAACGCACAAAGGGGCGTCACCCAGGTTCGTGACGACAGTTTGGCGAGTATCAAGACGTTAGGAAATGCTCGAAGCGCATTCCAACAAGTTCGTATCAATGCCTATGCTCACGTACTTACAACCGATGATGCGGGCATGGCAGAGGTCGAGAGAATTCTTGAGAAAGCCGTTGGTGTGATGAATGACGAACTCAAGAAATATGAGGGAATGCTGTCGAACGACGAAGACAAAAAACTGCTCGAATCCGATAAGCAAACGCTTTCAAACTATATAAACATGCTCCAGCAGCGCTTGCTTCCTATTTCAAGAAAGAACGAAACGGCGGCGGCCATGGCACTCGTGCGCGGCGAAATGCGTTCAGTTGCTTTGGCGGCGACGGAAGCCATGGATAAGCACGTCGCCTTTAATGAAAATATGGCGAATGCTTACGCCACCGAGGTCGTTGCCTCCGTATCCTCTGCCATCAAACTGTCTATCGTTGTCACCGTGCTGGCATTTCTGGTCGTAGCAGCGTTGGGTTACTCCATGCTTACCAATATCCGTGGTTCGCTGAACCTGATCCGGGACAGCGTATCTCAGGTGGAAGCGAACCTTGACTTTACCCAACGCGTAAAAGTACTGCGCGAGGACGAAATCGGTCTTACGGCACAGGCATTGAATCGGCTGCTCGACAAATTGCAGGGGAATCTCAAAACTATCCTGGATCGTTCGGCGTCTGTGGCCCATTCTGCCAATGAAATGGCAACGACATCGGGGCAGGTCGCTATTGCATCGCATCAGCAAAGTGAATCGGCTTCGGCCATGGCGGCGACGGTTGAACAAATGACGGTTAGCATCAACCACGTTGGTGATCGCGCGCATGAAGCAGATCGTATTTCAAGTGAATCTGGAGATCTTGCTGCATCCGGTGAGGCCGTCATTGGTAAGACGGTAAGCGACATCAACAAGATTTCGACGACCGTCCACGAGGCCGCTGACCGGATTCGTGAATTGGTCGAAAACAGCCAGAGAATTTCCAGTGTTGTCGCGGTCATCAAGGAAGTGGCTGACCAAACCAACTTGCTGGCGCTCAATGCTGCGATTGAAGCGGCCCGCGCAGGAGAGCAAGGGCGCGGATTTGCGGTTGTTGCCGACGAAGTGCGCAAGCTGGCCGAGCGAACCTCAATTTCGACGCAGGAGATATCTCAAACGATCGAATCCATGAGGGTCGGTGCCGATGAAGTGGCCGTTCGGATGGAAAACGTCGTCACGGAAGTCGGCAAGGGCGTCGATTCAGCCAACAAGGCGAACGACGCGATTAACCAGATCGGCGTTGGAAGTCGAAATGCGGTGGAAATGGTCCAGGAAATTTCATCAGCCATTCGCGAACAAGCTTCGGCAATGACAACGATCGCGCAACAAGTCGAGCGTATTGCGCAGATGTCCGAGGAGAGCAGTGCGGCGGCTGACAACAGTGCCAAAGTCGCCAAGGATCTCGATAATCTTTCGACGGAAATGCAGAAGATCGTTCGAGCCTATCGACTTTAG
- a CDS encoding MFS transporter, which produces MSSSSLNTSASSSADKPMAASLVSLLATGAGLSVASLYYSQPMLGILAADIGVSALDIGLVPTLTQLGYAAGILLLAPLGDRHDRRTIILIKAALLVVSLLAAAVAPSLGILLAASLAIGLSATVAQDIVPAAATLAHASRRGKVVGTVMTGLLLGILLSRVVSGFVAEHFGWRSMFVLAAVGVAIIGVAVWRGLPHFSPTATMTYPALLGSLLSLLRRHATLRRAALSQGLLSVGFSAFWSTLAVMLHAEPFHMGSAVAGAFGLAGAVGALAAPVAGHLADRRGPELVTRLGAGVTALSFAILCLSPFLSATAQLWLLGIGTIGFDLGIQTTLIAHQSIVYGIDPGARSRLNAVLFVSMFIGMAAGSALGSTLLAQWGWSAVTSMAAISALAALAVRFWPAPEDKNLR; this is translated from the coding sequence ATGTCGTCTTCTTCTCTGAATACCTCGGCCTCATCAAGTGCCGATAAACCAATGGCAGCTTCTTTGGTCAGCTTGTTGGCCACTGGAGCCGGATTATCCGTAGCCTCTCTTTACTACAGCCAACCGATGCTCGGCATTCTGGCGGCGGACATTGGCGTCAGCGCACTGGATATCGGCCTCGTGCCAACGCTGACCCAGCTAGGCTACGCCGCGGGTATTCTGCTGCTTGCTCCATTGGGTGACCGTCACGATCGCCGCACGATCATTCTCATTAAAGCGGCCCTGCTGGTGGTATCCCTGCTAGCGGCTGCCGTGGCGCCATCCCTTGGCATATTGCTAGCGGCCAGTCTGGCAATTGGATTGAGTGCCACCGTTGCTCAAGACATTGTTCCTGCAGCAGCAACCCTGGCACATGCATCTCGACGCGGAAAAGTTGTCGGTACAGTGATGACAGGTCTGCTCCTTGGCATTCTGCTTTCCCGGGTTGTCAGCGGTTTTGTTGCCGAGCATTTCGGCTGGCGCTCAATGTTTGTCCTTGCGGCTGTTGGCGTGGCCATTATCGGCGTTGCGGTGTGGCGTGGCTTACCGCACTTTTCACCGACCGCCACCATGACTTATCCAGCATTGCTGGGATCGCTGCTCAGTCTCCTGCGTCGCCATGCCACCCTGCGCCGGGCGGCCTTGTCCCAGGGCTTGTTGTCCGTAGGCTTCAGTGCATTTTGGTCCACGCTAGCCGTTATGCTGCATGCCGAACCATTCCACATGGGAAGTGCAGTGGCCGGTGCGTTTGGCCTTGCCGGCGCTGTCGGTGCCTTGGCAGCCCCCGTGGCTGGCCATCTGGCCGACCGCCGCGGGCCAGAACTTGTGACTCGCCTAGGCGCCGGGGTGACTGCGCTTTCCTTCGCGATACTCTGCCTTTCCCCGTTCCTGTCTGCGACTGCTCAACTTTGGCTTCTCGGCATCGGCACCATCGGTTTCGACCTCGGAATCCAAACCACACTGATTGCGCACCAATCGATCGTTTATGGTATCGACCCCGGCGCTCGCAGTCGTCTGAATGCCGTTCTGTTTGTGAGCATGTTCATCGGCATGGCCGCAGGTTCAGCACTTGGCAGTACCCTGCTGGCTCAATGGGGGTGGAGTGCCGTGACAAGTATGGCGGCGATCTCCGCCCTGGCCGCACTTGCCGTACGCTTCTGGCCGGCGCCAGAAGACAAGAATTTACGGTGA
- a CDS encoding energy-coupling factor ABC transporter permease: MEGFLPVEHAIGWSVVSLPFVAWGISSIKKQIANNPEQRMLLGVGTAFAFVLSALKLPSVTGSCSHPTGTGLGALLFGPAAMAPVGLVVLLFQALLLAHGGLTTLGANVFSMAIVGPFVAWAIYKLARMLGASLAVGVFFAACLGDLMTYVTTSVQLALAFPDPVGGFVASLAKFAGIFAITQIPLAISEGLLTVLIFNALARFNPRELSDMGFARELGAQS, encoded by the coding sequence ATGGAAGGTTTTCTACCCGTCGAGCATGCCATTGGCTGGAGTGTCGTCTCCCTGCCATTTGTTGCCTGGGGCATTTCGTCGATCAAGAAGCAGATCGCCAACAACCCTGAGCAACGCATGTTGCTCGGCGTTGGCACTGCTTTCGCTTTCGTGCTTTCAGCCCTCAAACTGCCTTCTGTGACCGGCAGTTGCTCCCATCCGACGGGGACGGGACTCGGCGCACTGCTGTTCGGTCCAGCCGCGATGGCGCCTGTCGGCCTCGTTGTCCTGCTATTTCAAGCACTGCTGCTCGCGCATGGTGGTTTGACAACGCTGGGAGCCAATGTTTTTTCCATGGCTATCGTCGGACCTTTTGTGGCCTGGGCAATTTACAAGCTCGCCCGGATGCTGGGAGCCTCGCTGGCCGTCGGTGTTTTCTTCGCGGCCTGTCTTGGTGATTTGATGACTTACGTCACGACATCGGTGCAACTGGCGCTCGCCTTTCCCGATCCCGTCGGTGGTTTTGTCGCATCGCTGGCCAAGTTCGCCGGAATCTTCGCCATTACGCAAATCCCGCTGGCCATCAGCGAAGGCTTGCTGACGGTGCTGATCTTCAACGCCTTGGCACGATTCAATCCAAGAGAGCTCAGCGATATGGGCTTCGCGCGTGAATTGGGAGCGCAGTCATGA
- a CDS encoding energy-coupling factor ABC transporter substrate-binding protein → MSKSKNLMMLLMVVVLAIIPFWMVQKPEAIDGAPEIKLFGGADDKAKDMIGEIAPDYEPWFEPLLEPASEEIASLLFALQAAIGAGFIGYFIGVGVAREKLFKERQAKSAGEKQ, encoded by the coding sequence ATGAGCAAGAGCAAGAACCTGATGATGCTGTTGATGGTGGTCGTGTTGGCGATCATCCCTTTCTGGATGGTGCAAAAGCCCGAAGCCATCGATGGAGCGCCGGAAATCAAGCTGTTTGGCGGAGCCGACGACAAGGCCAAGGACATGATCGGCGAGATCGCTCCCGACTATGAACCATGGTTTGAGCCGTTGCTCGAACCCGCCAGCGAAGAGATCGCCTCATTGTTGTTTGCCTTGCAGGCTGCGATAGGCGCCGGCTTTATCGGCTATTTCATTGGTGTGGGCGTGGCCCGAGAAAAGCTGTTCAAGGAAAGGCAAGCCAAGTCAGCGGGAGAGAAACAGTAA
- a CDS encoding glutathione S-transferase — protein MLKVLGRSNSINVKKVLWLCHELGLAYEHVEWGKEGLPLKSDDFLALNPNAKVPVIVDDGFVLWESNTICRYLAGCQQRIDLLPSDIRQRARVEQWMDWQATELNNAWRYAFMGLVRKSPEYRDAQEIAKSIESWNHHIRILDQAVAQTGAFVTGEAFTLADIVLGVAVHRWFMSPIERFDLPHVAAYYERLAQRPGYLLHGRNSVP, from the coding sequence ATGCTGAAAGTTCTCGGTCGGTCCAATTCGATCAACGTCAAGAAAGTTCTCTGGCTTTGTCATGAACTCGGCTTGGCATACGAGCATGTCGAATGGGGCAAGGAAGGACTGCCGCTCAAATCCGACGATTTCCTCGCACTCAATCCCAATGCCAAGGTGCCTGTGATCGTGGATGATGGCTTCGTCCTTTGGGAGTCGAACACGATTTGTCGTTACCTGGCCGGGTGCCAGCAGCGAATCGACCTCTTGCCGAGCGACATTCGCCAACGCGCTCGGGTCGAGCAATGGATGGACTGGCAGGCTACCGAACTCAACAATGCCTGGCGTTACGCTTTCATGGGCCTTGTGCGCAAGAGCCCTGAGTATCGGGATGCGCAGGAAATCGCAAAGAGTATCGAGAGTTGGAACCACCACATTCGAATCCTGGACCAGGCCGTGGCACAGACTGGCGCGTTCGTCACTGGAGAGGCATTTACCTTGGCCGATATCGTGCTGGGCGTTGCTGTACACCGCTGGTTCATGTCGCCCATCGAACGCTTCGACCTGCCGCATGTGGCGGCCTATTACGAACGACTAGCGCAGCGACCGGGTTATCTCCTCCACGGCCGTAACAGCGTGCCGTAG